Below is a window of Solanum stenotomum isolate F172 chromosome 7, ASM1918654v1, whole genome shotgun sequence DNA.
ATGTAAAATAAGAGACATgtaaagaaatttaaattagtcgaaATGCTAAATATATTGAAATACATCAAATTAtcgattatatatatatatatatatatatatatatatatatatataagaaggTGCCAttattaatccaaaaaaaaagtaccatttttttcaatttcggCGTTCAACTACAGGCCCAGAAAAACGGACCGGGTCGGTCCACACCGCCTCCACCAACTAAAACCAGACTGTAGCCGTAGAGTTAAACCGCCATCTGTCCAAAAGTATAAATCCATTTCCGACTCGAATTCTAATTGCGGGCCGGAGTGTATTATATTTCTAGGGTTTGGTCAATCCAATCGTTTTTCCTCTCAATTTTCGTTTACAGAAGTAATTATGGCTACTGCATCAGGTATGCATTTATTTTATACCTAGCTTGGAATTTTGTGTTCGATTCATTCGTAATTTTATAATTGTATGGAATTTCAGGGGCATTTAAATCTAGGGAGGATCATAGGAAACAGTTGGAATTGGAAGAAGCAAGAAAGGCTGGTCTTGCTCCGGCTGAGTTGGACGAAGATGGAAAAGAGATTAATCCTCATATTCCTCAGTATATGTCTTCAGCTCCTTGGTACCTTAATGCAGAAAGACCAGTACGtatctcttcttttattttggggttttatggttttcatgcgcAAAATTTGACCTTTTTCAATTGTTTGGGTGTTCGCAGAGTTTGAAACATCAAAGGAACTGGAAATCAGACCCGAATTACACAAAATCGTGGTATGACAGAGGTGCGAAGATATATCAAGCTGACAAGTATAGGAAGGGTGCATGTGAAAAGTACGTGTGGTGTTTCCTTGCTTCTTtgagtttttaagtttttgtgTTTCTGTCTGTGGCTTATGCTTAATTTCTTTTGTCATTCATTGGCACTTAGTTGCTCATCTTGCTTGCATTGAAGTTCAAAAGAAATCCAACTATGAAGATATTTTACTttggaaatttaaattttgaacacTTATGCTTGCTGCCTTCCTTAAATGTCTTGGTTCAAGTGATTAGCCATTTTCTTATAAGTTCCATAAGAATTTCATTAGATGCCTTGGTTCATTAGCCATTTTCATAAAGGTTATCCAAGGGATCCCGAAAGATGAATGCACATTTGTTTTTTGTGCAGCTGTGGAGCAATGTCCCATGACACTAGGTCATGTATGGAAAGGCCACGCAAACTGGGAGCAAAATGGACAGGGAAACACATTGCCCCTGATGAGAAGATAGAGCAGTTTGAGCTGGACTACGATGGTAAAAGGGATCGTTGGAATGGTTATGATGCTGCTTCTTATGCCCATGTCATTGAACGATATGAAGCAAGGGATGAAGCAAGAAGGAAATACCTCAAGGAGCAACAACTTAAaaaattggaagaaaaaaataacaaggaTGACAAAGAAGGAGGTGATAGTGACAATGAGGATTGTGAGGATGCTTTGAAGGTAGACGAAGCGAAGGTTGATGAAAGCAAGCAAATGGATTTTGCCAAAGTTGAGAAGCGCGTGCGGACCACTGGTGGTGGTAGCACAGGGACTGTTAGGTAAGTTTTTCTTAATATCTTTTCTGGGTCATTGTGGTGGTTAGGTTGTTGGGATTTTTCCAACAAGGTTGAATGCTATGCTCTATTGATGCATCTTTCATGACCAGGAACCTGCGTATTCGGGAGGATACAGCTAAATATCTTCTCAATCTTGATGTAAATTCAGCACACTATGATCCCAAAACACGGTCTATGCGTGAAGATCCTCTTCCTGATATGGACCCGAACGAAAAGTTCTATGCTGTAAGTGctccaaataaaaaatgagattttATTCTCTCTCTATCTTTTGTTATATGCATATTTATTCACTCATTGATCGTTTTTCTGTTTAGGGAGATAACCAAAACAGAGTTAGTGGTCAAGCATTGGAGTTCAAGCAGCTTAATATTCATGCCTGGGAGGCTTTTGATAAGGGTCATGATGTTCATATGCAAGCAGCTCCATCCCAAGCAGAATTGCTCTACAAAAATTTTAAGATTAACAAGGAGAAATTGAAGGTGCAAACTAAGGATGATGTCATGGAGAAGTATGGCAATGCAGCTAGTGATGACACACTTCCAAGAGAACTCCTACTGGGTCAAAGTGAGAAAGAGGTTGAATATGATCGTGCTGGTAGGATTGTGAAGGGACAGGTAACTGTTTACTTAATAGCTGCCTAATATTGATTGAAGTACTATTCAAGTTTTGGTTTTTCTGTTTTTCTTGGGGTGGTTGGGGGGTAATTTCTGTTGAtatatttcagtttttttaatcattatttgttaAATAGATGGCCTAAGTAGCACACCTTTgtctcaaaaaagaaaataaaaatttcttgagtatGTTGTCTAAATATTTGTTTGTGCTGGTGTTGGATTAGTAATATAACCAACCTAactagcttgggattgaggcatAGTAATAGTTTTATATTAAATTGGGTGTCATGGATGATGGATGGTTAAAGTTACAGTTGTCTGTACTTTCTCATCCCTTGGAGCAATTCTATGGGGGGATAAGTTACTTCAAGATATTTGTATAGAATAGTGTTTCGTTTCGAGGATCTATTTCAGTGAAGCAATAATGTCTGTATTTATTGATCAGGCTATATCATGATTCATGTCTAGTATAAAGCATTTCCATCTTTGAAGTTAGCCAATATATCCAAAATAGAATTGcaattttaatacttttaactCCTCTACTGTAATTTAAGATCTTTTGTTGATGCTATATCATATCCTTAAAAAACAAAGGAACATGTGTTCATCTAAAAACAAATGTTTTACCTAAGGGAGTTGGAAttcagaaagaaagaaaaatacaaaatattctCCCGTTGCCCCTTCTAGGGCAGCGTAACTAATTGGGGAGTCAAAACTTCCCTTCTTTGAATGAGGTTTTTCGAATATTTCTAATGAtgtatatacatattaataatatcTAAAATTGTAATTAGAGTTTTTTTCTGTTGTTTTTGAACAtattaattacaatattttctttgatgTCCAGTTTGAACCAAAAGTTAGATTGTTTGATCCTCGTCGAACCCCGTCAATCTTTCTGGGATGGACGGAGTAgattatacatgtatttttggtGACAATAGTGGACTACTATCATTCTAAGGCTGGATCAAAATAGTATGTCAtaagaatataaaattaacCTCTCTCAAAATGTTGTTGTCCTAAATAGACATCTATCCAGTTGCTGCTGCCCCTGATGTATATAGTGgtaaatcaattttttcaagcTGCTTTCAGTTGTCTGTAAAAACCACAACAAAAATGACGCCTGAATTTTGAACTAGTTGGGGTTGGCTGAATGGCTTCTCTACGCCACGCTGCTCTACTGGACATAGTTTACTCATTCACTGACCATCATCACCACTTCCCTCTGAAGGTGTGTATGTTGGTCTCTTCTCTACGAAGAGTCCCCTTGAAACAGAAAGTAATACTCGAATTGAAAGGAAAGACTAGAAATGAAGTGAATGAAAGAGGAATAGCATAAAGATTTATACATATACTGGAAAAGAAAGATTCTAAAACTAGATTGTTGATCAATTTAGCTTGTATGGTCTATAACTAAGCTCCACCACTGACTGGAATGGCGAAGAACCGAGAGCAAGAGAGAGAGACAGGTTTTCAAGCAAGATTCAAAAAAACATGTAGGCTGAAGTGGTGTTTTTGACTTCTAACATAATGGTAAAATTAAGTCTGTTAGGGGTCGTTTAGTTTGAAGACAAGTTATGTTGGGACTAattatgttgggataagttatgatgagattaattatgttgagattattttttattggttgtttggtttgtcaaATATGCATGGCATAATTTCtaagaataagttgtttgtttataaaAGATGGTTTAAGTGGGGGTGCTtctattattttacattttaatcccgggataagttatccgtGATTAGTGTTCCACCCACAAgtagggataacttatcccaatcATAATTATTTATCCTACTACTGGGATAAGTTTTCCCACACTTTGTAACCAAACAAAGAATTGAGGGGTGCTAAAAACTTATCCCgagattatttttctttatccatcacaccaaacgaccccttaaggTCTCGATTTTCCTTTTACACAAGGAT
It encodes the following:
- the LOC125870287 gene encoding pre-mRNA-splicing factor SLU7-like, with the translated sequence MATASGAFKSREDHRKQLELEEARKAGLAPAELDEDGKEINPHIPQYMSSAPWYLNAERPSLKHQRNWKSDPNYTKSWYDRGAKIYQADKYRKGACENCGAMSHDTRSCMERPRKLGAKWTGKHIAPDEKIEQFELDYDGKRDRWNGYDAASYAHVIERYEARDEARRKYLKEQQLKKLEEKNNKDDKEGGDSDNEDCEDALKVDEAKVDESKQMDFAKVEKRVRTTGGGSTGTVRNLRIREDTAKYLLNLDVNSAHYDPKTRSMREDPLPDMDPNEKFYAGDNQNRVSGQALEFKQLNIHAWEAFDKGHDVHMQAAPSQAELLYKNFKINKEKLKVQTKDDVMEKYGNAASDDTLPRELLLGQSEKEVEYDRAGRIVKGQEMSLPRSKYEEDVYINNHTTVWGSWWKDHQWGYKCCKQTIRNSYCTGAAGIEAAEASAGLMKANIARKEAAEDTHVPVEEKRLATWGTEVPEDLILDQKRLTEAIKKEEEKRREEKDERKRKYNVKYNDEVTPEEMEAYRMKRVHQDDPMKDFLH